Proteins encoded by one window of Paenibacillus sp. DCT19:
- a CDS encoding LLM class flavin-dependent oxidoreductase — MAKRTRQMRLGAFLFDYGHHYAAWRHPESTTSKAIDLEFYRQSAQVAEQGKFDMVFLADSGSLPSIADLESNVSFIYPEAVTLLGALASVTGKIGLAGTASTTFNEPYSLARRFATLDHLSNGRAGWNVVTSTKESEARNFNADHLPEHRQRYERASEFLEVVKGLWDCWQDDAVVMEREQGRYADPDRVHRLNHTGSHFRVDGPLNMPRSPQGRPVIIEAGTSPAGQQLAAKTADVVFTACDNKEEAITFYQQLKSQLPVHGRHADEIKVMPGLMAFIGATEEEALEKERQFNELVQPTVGASYLSKLLNYDLSNHPIDGPLPDIPKQGSTSRAVMIIERAQQSKMTIRELGMHYSVARGHLTITGTPEQVASVMEEWFTSGACDGFNIMQPLLPQGLEDFVNQVVPLLQEKGLFRSEYTGSTLREHLGLTRPTGRQT, encoded by the coding sequence ATGGCAAAACGGACAAGACAGATGAGACTAGGCGCTTTTCTATTTGATTACGGGCATCACTATGCGGCATGGCGGCACCCTGAATCGACAACTTCAAAGGCGATTGATCTGGAATTCTATCGCCAATCGGCCCAGGTAGCTGAACAAGGTAAATTCGACATGGTATTTCTCGCGGATAGCGGTTCTCTGCCCAGCATTGCCGATCTAGAGTCTAATGTTAGCTTCATCTATCCGGAAGCTGTTACTTTACTGGGGGCATTAGCCAGTGTAACTGGTAAAATCGGACTGGCTGGAACGGCTTCTACCACCTTCAATGAGCCTTATAGTCTGGCAAGGAGATTCGCAACACTGGATCATCTGAGCAATGGACGAGCTGGCTGGAATGTCGTGACCTCCACCAAGGAAAGCGAGGCACGAAACTTTAATGCTGACCATCTGCCAGAACACAGGCAACGTTATGAACGAGCTTCTGAATTCCTTGAAGTGGTCAAGGGTCTGTGGGACTGTTGGCAGGACGATGCCGTTGTAATGGAGCGAGAACAAGGGCGCTACGCAGACCCGGATCGTGTTCATCGACTAAACCACACCGGTTCCCATTTCCGAGTGGATGGGCCACTGAACATGCCGCGTTCCCCTCAAGGCAGACCTGTCATCATTGAAGCAGGCACCTCCCCTGCTGGACAACAGCTCGCTGCCAAAACAGCAGATGTTGTATTTACGGCTTGTGATAACAAGGAAGAGGCGATCACCTTCTACCAGCAACTGAAGAGCCAGCTTCCAGTGCACGGACGACATGCCGATGAAATTAAGGTGATGCCTGGTCTTATGGCGTTTATTGGCGCTACGGAGGAAGAGGCACTTGAGAAGGAACGGCAGTTTAATGAATTGGTTCAGCCTACTGTAGGTGCAAGTTATTTATCTAAACTGCTCAATTATGACCTCTCCAACCATCCTATAGATGGGCCATTACCTGATATCCCCAAGCAGGGCAGTACCAGCAGAGCTGTGATGATTATTGAGCGAGCGCAGCAATCCAAGATGACCATTCGGGAGCTCGGCATGCATTATTCCGTAGCAAGAGGGCATCTGACCATTACGGGCACACCGGAGCAGGTTGCAAGCGTGATGGAGGAATGGTTTACCAGCGGAGCATGTGATGGTTTCAACATTATGCAACCACTATTGCCCCAAGGGCTGGAGGATTTCGTGAACCAGGTTGTGCCTTTATTGCAAGAGAAGGGTCTATTCCGCTCGGAGTATACAGGCAGCACGCTAAGGGAACATTTAGGACTTACGCGCCCCACCGGTCGCCAAACGTAA
- a CDS encoding aliphatic sulfonate ABC transporter substrate-binding protein yields MRIWNKRGLISLTLIMMLVILSACGNAASNSNQNQTESTTSESTSGTSQSNASSNADKYKDVTVNIDASQIGPLLIAKEKGFFEEEFGKYGASVAYQTLQSSSQFLEAIASDRLDFVRIGYIGTITGQAAKVGFTSISEGSNGGGDGIIVPKDSAIQSIADLKGKKVGVTKGSSSWGLLLRALQSAGLSASDVEQINLQPDEAQPAFQSGKIDAWVIWEPFRSSQINTQGAKLIAEGKSINAFNPAYNIVRTKFAEQYPELVVAYLKAYERALEWQNSHLDEAITLLAGLKNLDEETVRVSLENNVATNNPISDEATKNQQEVADILYDLGELKEKLDVSQVVDNTFIEQALAK; encoded by the coding sequence ATGAGAATATGGAACAAAAGAGGCCTCATCAGTCTTACTCTAATTATGATGCTCGTTATTTTATCCGCTTGCGGGAATGCTGCCAGTAATTCAAACCAGAACCAGACCGAGAGTACCACTTCCGAGAGCACATCTGGGACTTCCCAATCAAACGCTTCATCCAATGCAGATAAGTACAAAGATGTAACGGTGAATATTGATGCCAGCCAAATCGGGCCACTGTTAATCGCTAAGGAAAAGGGATTCTTTGAAGAAGAATTCGGAAAATATGGCGCATCGGTTGCATATCAAACACTGCAAAGCTCTTCTCAATTTCTTGAAGCCATCGCTTCAGACCGTCTGGATTTCGTTCGCATCGGTTATATCGGTACAATCACCGGACAAGCCGCCAAAGTGGGCTTCACTTCCATTAGTGAAGGAAGTAACGGCGGCGGCGATGGGATCATCGTTCCAAAAGATAGTGCCATCCAATCTATTGCAGATCTAAAAGGCAAAAAAGTAGGCGTAACGAAAGGAAGCAGTTCTTGGGGTCTGTTGCTTCGTGCACTCCAAAGCGCTGGACTGAGTGCTTCCGACGTGGAGCAGATTAATCTACAGCCAGATGAAGCACAGCCTGCATTCCAGAGCGGAAAAATTGATGCATGGGTCATCTGGGAGCCCTTCCGCAGTTCACAGATTAATACTCAGGGTGCAAAACTCATCGCTGAAGGCAAAAGCATCAATGCGTTCAATCCAGCCTACAACATTGTCCGCACCAAGTTCGCTGAGCAATATCCGGAGCTGGTTGTAGCTTATCTGAAGGCATACGAACGCGCACTTGAATGGCAAAATAGCCATTTGGATGAAGCCATCACCTTGCTGGCTGGTCTGAAGAATCTGGACGAAGAGACGGTGCGTGTCTCATTGGAAAACAATGTAGCCACCAACAATCCCATCTCGGACGAAGCTACCAAAAATCAGCAAGAAGTAGCCGATATTCTGTATGATCTGGGAGAACTGAAAGAAAAACTAGATGTGTCCCAGGTCGTCGACAATACGTTCATCGAGCAAGCTCTGGCAAAATAA
- a CDS encoding stalk domain-containing protein: MPLRGIFESLGANVTWNSSTQTVTAIREGRTIVLTIGSKIAYINGVAVTLSAKPQIINGVTMVPLRFVSEAFGGEVEWHGEAGSVTIFLNKPSIPTSAESEKPATEATKTTESGYSSTSPILNNISKGINTPSDIIFVIDVTGSMGEVIDYIKETVKSFVDSVPAGSNFAVISYRDVNIYRNGDYNLKSFDFTQDKDKLKGYLNTLVASGGGDIKESGLEAINLATNKLSKFSSDNAKRIIFITDAPVHDSPPLSSFSIKGIADKLKADEIVFDAIAPSYGDAYRQIIQLVKSTPGGALYDIKDASVLSLNK, from the coding sequence GTGCCTCTTCGAGGAATCTTCGAATCATTGGGAGCCAATGTTACATGGAACAGTTCCACTCAAACGGTTACGGCAATAAGAGAAGGCAGGACTATCGTGCTGACGATTGGCTCTAAAATTGCCTACATTAACGGTGTCGCTGTAACCTTAAGTGCAAAACCACAGATCATTAACGGCGTAACCATGGTGCCACTACGGTTCGTCAGTGAAGCATTCGGCGGAGAAGTAGAGTGGCACGGAGAAGCGGGTTCGGTTACCATTTTTCTAAATAAGCCATCCATTCCTACATCTGCTGAAAGCGAAAAACCCGCTACGGAAGCAACAAAAACAACAGAATCTGGGTATTCAAGTACCTCGCCTATTTTAAATAACATATCGAAGGGAATTAATACTCCCTCTGATATTATATTTGTTATAGACGTGACGGGCAGTATGGGTGAAGTGATCGACTACATCAAAGAAACGGTCAAGAGCTTCGTTGATTCCGTACCTGCCGGTTCGAATTTTGCGGTTATTTCCTATCGGGACGTTAACATTTACAGAAATGGCGATTACAATTTGAAGTCCTTTGATTTTACCCAGGATAAAGATAAGTTAAAGGGGTATTTGAATACATTGGTGGCTTCTGGCGGAGGAGATATAAAAGAATCTGGACTGGAGGCTATTAACTTAGCTACTAATAAGCTCTCGAAGTTCAGCAGCGACAACGCCAAACGGATTATATTCATTACCGATGCCCCTGTCCATGATTCACCCCCATTGTCTTCCTTTAGCATTAAAGGAATAGCTGATAAACTGAAAGCAGACGAGATCGTATTTGATGCCATCGCCCCATCATACGGTGATGCCTACAGACAGATTATCCAACTCGTTAAAAGTACCCCTGGCGGAGCTCTATACGATATCAAAGATGCTTCGGTACTCTCGCTGAACAAGTGA
- a CDS encoding DUF2179 domain-containing protein — protein MFKILVFIFLIQIVYVSAYTLRMILTLKGQKYIAALISTGEIVIYVLGLNLVLSYLDQTVALIVYAVGYGLGVLLGAWIEEKIALGYVTVKVICNQMDGNVANSLRDKGYGVTAWVGSGRDGDRLVMEILAKRKNQKLLYQTILGLDPKAFVITVEPKQFHGGFWTRSIKR, from the coding sequence TTGTTTAAAATACTCGTTTTTATTTTCCTGATTCAAATTGTCTACGTATCGGCGTACACGCTGCGTATGATATTGACACTTAAGGGACAGAAATATATCGCCGCACTAATCAGTACGGGAGAGATTGTGATCTATGTACTCGGATTGAACCTGGTGCTGAGCTACCTGGATCAGACGGTTGCACTCATTGTTTATGCAGTGGGATATGGACTTGGTGTGTTACTAGGTGCTTGGATTGAGGAGAAGATTGCGCTTGGCTATGTTACGGTGAAGGTGATCTGTAATCAGATGGACGGCAATGTTGCCAATTCTCTGCGGGACAAAGGATATGGTGTTACCGCATGGGTAGGCAGTGGTCGTGATGGGGACAGGCTGGTTATGGAGATTTTGGCGAAACGCAAAAACCAAAAGCTGCTCTACCAGACGATTCTCGGGTTAGACCCCAAAGCTTTCGTTATTACAGTGGAGCCCAAACAATTCCACGGTGGCTTCTGGACACGTTCTATTAAGCGATAA
- a CDS encoding Glu/Leu/Phe/Val dehydrogenase dimerization domain-containing protein yields MQLWQEMEQEGMEELLFCHDPSSGLKAVVAIHSTALGPALGGCRCWTYASEEDAIRDAIQLARGMTYKSAVSGLPYGGGKAVVWNIPTEWKVSTSPVQPKSQASSSYPMKNVADSNSDSDQLTTPNNNTGRAHIFRALGRFLERLNGRYITGLDLGTTSTDMDQIRLETAYVTDMTGSLGAQDDFTAEMTAYGVYTGIVTSLSHQGIATLQGIPIAVQGLGKVGYALCRHLHGAGARLIVADVVPERVQRALLQFSGATSADPAHIHAADCKVFAPVP; encoded by the coding sequence ATGCAGCTATGGCAGGAGATGGAGCAGGAAGGGATGGAAGAACTCCTATTTTGTCACGACCCAAGTAGCGGGCTGAAAGCAGTGGTCGCGATTCATAGTACGGCTCTCGGGCCAGCGCTCGGAGGATGCCGCTGCTGGACATATGCCTCAGAAGAGGATGCAATCCGCGATGCCATCCAGCTTGCTAGAGGTATGACCTATAAATCAGCCGTTTCCGGTCTGCCTTATGGCGGCGGGAAAGCCGTTGTATGGAATATCCCTACGGAGTGGAAGGTGAGCACTTCCCCTGTACAGCCTAAATCCCAAGCTAGTTCTTCTTACCCCATGAAGAATGTCGCGGATTCCAATTCCGATTCCGATCAACTTACTACTCCCAACAACAACACAGGGCGAGCCCATATCTTTCGAGCACTTGGACGTTTTCTTGAACGGCTGAACGGTCGCTATATTACCGGTCTTGATCTAGGCACCACGTCCACTGACATGGATCAGATCCGATTAGAGACGGCCTATGTGACCGATATGACCGGCTCACTGGGCGCGCAGGATGACTTCACCGCCGAGATGACCGCTTACGGTGTGTACACCGGCATCGTAACCTCGCTAAGTCATCAAGGCATCGCCACATTGCAGGGCATTCCCATTGCTGTCCAGGGACTGGGCAAGGTTGGGTATGCCCTGTGCCGTCACCTGCATGGAGCCGGGGCACGGCTCATCGTGGCAGACGTTGTACCGGAGCGTGTACAACGTGCCCTTCTGCAGTTCAGCGGCGCCACCTCGGCCGATCCGGCCCATATTCACGCCGCTGACTGCAAGGTGTTCGCCCCTGTGCCCTAG
- a CDS encoding ABC transporter ATP-binding protein translates to MREEQVLSIEGLRMRYDGRYVLNGIDLEVKRGEMIGYIGPNGAGKSTTVKILLGLVEGYVGTVRIFGKDIEDSGVEYKRRIGYVPEVAELYEQLTPAEYLTFTGELYGLSYEDADYKAKQLMECFGLAQSYNARIASFSKGMRQKVLLISALLHDPDLLFLDEPLSGLDANSVMVVKEILSQLSAKGTTIFYSSHIMDVVEKISSRIVLIAEGRVMADGTFQQLQQQSMEGSLEEVFNQLTGFNEHKAIAERFVSIVQEVH, encoded by the coding sequence ATGAGAGAAGAACAAGTGCTATCCATTGAAGGCTTACGAATGAGATATGATGGACGATATGTATTGAACGGGATTGACCTTGAAGTGAAGCGTGGCGAGATGATTGGATACATAGGTCCAAATGGTGCAGGCAAAAGTACAACCGTTAAGATTTTGCTCGGTCTGGTCGAAGGTTATGTGGGCACGGTGCGTATTTTTGGCAAAGATATCGAAGATAGTGGTGTGGAGTATAAACGTAGAATTGGATATGTCCCAGAAGTTGCCGAGTTATATGAACAGCTTACGCCAGCAGAATATCTAACTTTTACAGGAGAGCTGTATGGGTTGTCCTATGAAGATGCCGATTACAAAGCAAAGCAGTTAATGGAGTGTTTCGGTCTAGCCCAATCGTACAATGCTCGTATTGCCTCATTCTCCAAAGGGATGCGTCAGAAGGTGCTGCTTATTTCGGCATTATTGCATGATCCGGATCTGTTATTCCTCGATGAACCGCTTAGCGGACTTGATGCGAATAGTGTGATGGTGGTGAAGGAGATTTTGTCCCAATTATCGGCAAAAGGGACGACCATCTTCTATTCATCACACATTATGGATGTCGTTGAGAAAATCAGTAGTCGCATTGTGCTCATTGCGGAAGGCCGCGTGATGGCAGATGGCACGTTCCAGCAATTGCAGCAACAGTCGATGGAGGGGTCACTGGAGGAAGTATTCAATCAACTTACTGGCTTCAATGAGCATAAGGCGATTGCAGAGCGGTTTGTCTCAATCGTACAGGAGGTGCATTGA
- a CDS encoding carbohydrate ABC transporter permease produces the protein MNRLSAGLKYGTFITLLLWTLFPIYWMLVIATQESSDLFTEVSIFPRSLTLEHIVNIFVQDQYMGPLINSFIITISSLFIVLVFGLSSAYVLGRRTFRSHYRIFKSSLMIWILLVRVLPPITFALPLYIMMNDAGLLNTKIPIIVAHVLVNLPLVIWFMMAFFYGVPGEIEESARMDGASEFMIFTKVMLPLVVPGIAAVTILSFMASWNEYLYSVIFIQSPDSFTIPLKLATLNSEQELTEWGKVACGGLVSVLPVLLTAIFLQKHLISGLTAGAVKE, from the coding sequence TTGAACAGATTAAGCGCAGGTCTAAAATATGGAACTTTCATCACTCTACTCCTATGGACGCTGTTTCCAATCTATTGGATGCTCGTCATTGCTACGCAAGAATCGTCTGATTTGTTCACAGAAGTATCCATATTTCCGAGATCATTAACCTTGGAACATATCGTTAACATTTTTGTGCAAGACCAATACATGGGGCCGTTAATCAATAGCTTTATCATCACCATCAGCTCGTTGTTCATTGTTCTTGTGTTCGGATTGTCCTCGGCGTATGTGCTTGGGCGTAGAACGTTCAGAAGCCATTACCGAATATTCAAAAGCTCGCTGATGATCTGGATTTTGTTAGTTCGTGTCCTACCACCAATCACATTTGCACTACCGCTATACATCATGATGAACGACGCTGGACTGCTGAACACCAAGATCCCTATTATTGTCGCGCATGTCCTAGTGAATTTGCCGCTCGTCATCTGGTTCATGATGGCATTCTTCTATGGTGTACCGGGTGAAATTGAAGAAAGTGCCCGTATGGATGGTGCATCCGAGTTCATGATTTTTACCAAAGTGATGCTGCCGCTGGTCGTACCGGGCATTGCTGCCGTAACCATCTTATCCTTCATGGCTTCCTGGAACGAATACCTGTACAGCGTCATTTTCATTCAGAGCCCTGACAGCTTCACCATTCCACTGAAACTCGCCACCCTGAACAGTGAGCAAGAGTTAACGGAGTGGGGTAAGGTCGCTTGTGGCGGCCTCGTATCCGTGCTGCCTGTACTACTCACAGCGATCTTTCTACAGAAACATTTAATTAGCGGCTTAACCGCCGGTGCAGTTAAAGAATAG
- a CDS encoding extracellular solute-binding protein translates to MRKKMSYMLSLLLTTTVLFTGCQSQGQASGQGSSQGTDKLVIAARGGSHVDAMNAVKESFEKEHNVKVDIIGLEAADLKQKISLDAKNSNGAYDLIMADDPWMPQFSEAGIFAKLSDLGIQEDSDFEESSLALGKSPYATGDLYALPFSGNVQLFFYNKELLERHNHEVPTNWTDVLETAKAIKAEDGTAGYIIRGQQGNPIVSDFLPLFWAYGGQIFDDNWKAQINSEAGRKALDTYVGLLAVGENYENTDIVGSVSEGRAAMALGWPSWFIKGETASADYTAIPSKASSDAASVSTGMIGNWMMGVTANSHSPELAAEFLTFITSSDTQKQMVEHGGVPTRKSVYQDAELAAKYKHFPVMLEALQNSVARPRTAKWSQVEEALGAELSAAIAGTKTVEQALTDANKAMDDIMQ, encoded by the coding sequence ATGAGAAAAAAGATGTCGTATATGCTGAGCCTTTTGTTAACCACAACAGTACTATTTACAGGATGTCAGTCTCAGGGGCAGGCTTCAGGACAAGGTTCTAGTCAGGGTACAGACAAGCTGGTCATCGCCGCCAGAGGTGGTTCTCATGTGGATGCGATGAATGCCGTGAAGGAAAGCTTTGAGAAGGAACACAATGTGAAAGTAGATATTATTGGACTCGAAGCTGCCGATCTGAAGCAAAAAATCTCCCTTGATGCGAAGAACAGTAACGGCGCATATGACTTGATTATGGCGGACGACCCATGGATGCCTCAATTCAGTGAAGCAGGAATTTTCGCTAAGTTATCCGACCTTGGAATCCAGGAAGATTCCGACTTTGAAGAGTCCTCTCTAGCTCTCGGTAAGTCTCCATATGCCACAGGAGATCTATATGCCTTGCCTTTCTCAGGTAATGTGCAGTTGTTCTTCTATAACAAAGAGCTGCTTGAACGTCATAACCATGAAGTTCCAACAAACTGGACAGATGTGCTTGAGACCGCAAAAGCGATCAAAGCGGAAGATGGTACAGCAGGCTATATAATCCGTGGTCAACAAGGTAACCCTATCGTTTCTGACTTCTTGCCTCTGTTCTGGGCATATGGCGGACAGATCTTCGATGATAATTGGAAAGCACAGATTAACTCCGAAGCAGGTCGCAAAGCGTTGGATACGTATGTTGGACTGCTTGCTGTTGGAGAAAACTATGAAAATACCGATATTGTCGGCTCCGTCTCGGAAGGTCGTGCTGCAATGGCACTCGGATGGCCGTCCTGGTTCATCAAAGGCGAAACAGCTAGTGCAGATTACACAGCCATTCCGTCCAAAGCTTCATCTGATGCTGCATCTGTCTCCACAGGTATGATCGGCAACTGGATGATGGGCGTAACTGCCAATTCACACAGCCCGGAGCTTGCTGCTGAGTTCTTAACGTTCATCACCAGCAGTGACACACAGAAGCAAATGGTTGAACACGGCGGCGTGCCTACTCGCAAAAGTGTCTATCAGGACGCAGAGCTTGCTGCAAAATATAAACATTTCCCTGTCATGTTAGAAGCATTACAGAACTCGGTAGCCAGACCAAGAACAGCTAAATGGTCTCAAGTTGAGGAAGCACTTGGTGCTGAATTGTCCGCAGCTATTGCTGGAACGAAGACAGTGGAGCAGGCTCTAACAGATGCCAATAAGGCAATGGATGACATTATGCAATAA
- a CDS encoding carbohydrate ABC transporter permease, producing MASKRGFQWAMLAPVTLLLICVTVFPFIYTVTNSFTDYYYLASDAKQFIGFSNYVKIIQDEQFRQAVWNTLKFMFLAVSIETALGLGIAVLIESMRRGQKVLRITMLIPSLLPPVTVALIWQMMLSNHNGIVNHLLHWFGVGPFNFLMDINIAFNAILFIDIWQWTPFAFLLLYAGLQSVPRSQFEAAKVDGAGKLRIFFHITLPNIMPTLFMVILLRTIDTFRLFDKVNILTGGGPANSTTTITQYIYKQGVYNLQIGYGAAASVIMVMLVLVFSVFYIKRSMEEQHEVGY from the coding sequence TTGGCAAGTAAACGAGGCTTTCAATGGGCGATGCTGGCACCTGTAACGTTGCTGTTAATCTGCGTGACCGTCTTCCCGTTTATCTATACCGTGACCAACAGCTTCACCGACTATTATTATTTGGCAAGTGATGCGAAGCAGTTCATTGGATTCAGCAACTATGTCAAAATTATTCAGGACGAGCAGTTCCGTCAAGCCGTCTGGAATACGCTCAAATTCATGTTCCTGGCCGTTTCAATTGAAACGGCTCTGGGGCTTGGCATTGCCGTACTTATAGAAAGCATGAGACGCGGGCAGAAAGTGCTGCGGATCACGATGCTTATTCCGTCTTTATTACCGCCGGTTACGGTGGCACTGATCTGGCAAATGATGCTCAGCAATCACAACGGTATCGTCAATCATCTGCTTCACTGGTTCGGTGTGGGGCCATTTAACTTCCTGATGGACATCAACATTGCCTTCAATGCCATCTTGTTCATTGATATTTGGCAATGGACACCGTTTGCCTTCCTCTTGTTATATGCAGGACTACAATCGGTTCCTCGATCACAATTCGAGGCAGCCAAAGTAGACGGAGCAGGTAAGCTGCGTATCTTTTTCCACATTACACTGCCGAACATTATGCCGACGTTGTTCATGGTCATTTTGCTTCGTACCATTGATACGTTCCGGTTATTCGATAAAGTTAACATCCTGACTGGCGGTGGGCCAGCCAATTCAACAACGACCATTACTCAATATATCTACAAGCAGGGCGTGTACAATCTCCAGATCGGATATGGCGCGGCTGCATCGGTGATCATGGTGATGCTGGTTCTGGTATTCTCCGTGTTTTATATCAAACGTTCGATGGAGGAACAGCATGAAGTGGGTTATTGA
- a CDS encoding ComEC/Rec2 family competence protein: MKWVIDFLNVGFGEATIIRRMEEHCTYCLVVDGGDVNPMTNPRRCSLEQYLREYEIKKIDVLVLTHFHRDHIGGVLPILGHVAIEEVILHLPLPEHVQNSALNDYSTPILGSFTLYAAILNRIDELGIKKTEIVKRHTIVEQDMEFRILTPSQQKWTQLTEELDRLDFTQLDQQEERLTTIDRMLNHASLAILIKNKGNSVALLTSDVGLDYWEPYADEIGKLHTLQAPHHGDASHLSEENLRAWEPRTVIISADDQGTYQLPHAEMEPLIREHSDAQLYYTEALSTIHRMIRVDVTEGTVELIQ, from the coding sequence ATGAAGTGGGTTATTGATTTCCTTAACGTTGGCTTCGGTGAAGCAACGATTATTCGGCGGATGGAGGAACACTGCACTTATTGCCTTGTAGTAGACGGTGGCGACGTGAACCCGATGACCAATCCGCGGCGTTGTAGTCTAGAGCAGTATCTTCGAGAATACGAAATCAAGAAGATTGACGTGCTTGTTCTAACACATTTTCACAGGGATCATATTGGCGGTGTACTCCCTATTCTGGGTCATGTCGCTATCGAGGAGGTTATCCTGCATCTACCTCTGCCTGAGCACGTTCAAAATAGCGCATTAAACGATTATTCCACACCCATTCTGGGCTCGTTCACGCTATATGCTGCCATTTTGAATCGCATAGATGAACTGGGCATCAAGAAGACGGAGATCGTTAAACGTCATACAATTGTTGAACAGGATATGGAGTTCCGAATACTCACGCCTAGCCAGCAAAAATGGACGCAGCTCACCGAAGAATTAGATCGACTAGATTTCACCCAACTGGATCAACAGGAAGAGCGATTAACCACCATTGACCGAATGCTCAATCACGCATCATTAGCTATACTCATTAAAAACAAAGGTAATTCTGTAGCACTGCTCACCTCGGATGTAGGACTAGATTATTGGGAGCCTTATGCCGATGAGATCGGAAAGCTTCATACCCTGCAAGCTCCGCATCATGGCGACGCAAGTCACCTGTCCGAAGAAAACCTTCGGGCGTGGGAACCACGCACCGTCATTATCAGCGCGGATGATCAGGGAACCTATCAGCTCCCTCACGCAGAGATGGAGCCGTTGATTCGTGAACATTCCGATGCACAGCTGTATTATACGGAAGCACTGTCCACGATACATCGAATGATTCGAGTAGATGTGACGGAAGGAACGGTAGAGCTTATTCAGTAA
- a CDS encoding GntR family transcriptional regulator: MSGYQHIKHELEMMIENKVWHVGEKLPSEYELAKHFSVSRETLRAAIKLLEQEGKLLVRHGVGTFVIKPLPGIPSRLEFLQSIGTMIKLAGLTETDTKEMIGEVTCTQEWAEALNIEEGSKVIKVERVRYADGEAVTYSINIMPKALVGDAFEGIDFSGSLFKFLEDNCKIHIARADTELVVPPKKDKYVGRLQNHMEETPVLLMKQLHYDQQNREVLYSFDYLRSDVFQFWIRRERK; the protein is encoded by the coding sequence TTGAGTGGTTACCAGCACATCAAGCACGAACTGGAAATGATGATCGAGAACAAAGTATGGCATGTGGGAGAAAAACTGCCTTCTGAGTATGAACTGGCTAAACATTTCAGTGTTAGCAGAGAGACCCTTCGTGCAGCAATTAAGCTATTGGAGCAAGAGGGCAAGCTGCTGGTGAGGCACGGTGTAGGTACCTTTGTTATCAAACCGCTCCCGGGTATCCCTAGCCGGCTGGAGTTTCTACAGAGCATTGGTACGATGATTAAACTAGCAGGTTTAACCGAAACGGATACGAAGGAAATGATCGGAGAGGTAACGTGCACGCAGGAATGGGCTGAGGCGTTAAATATTGAGGAAGGCTCCAAGGTAATTAAAGTGGAGCGTGTCCGATATGCAGACGGTGAAGCTGTAACCTACTCTATTAATATCATGCCTAAGGCATTGGTAGGAGATGCTTTTGAAGGTATCGATTTCTCGGGATCATTATTCAAGTTTCTAGAGGACAACTGCAAGATTCATATCGCCAGAGCAGATACCGAGCTGGTGGTTCCCCCGAAGAAGGACAAGTATGTCGGAAGGTTGCAGAATCATATGGAGGAGACTCCTGTGCTTCTCATGAAGCAATTGCATTATGATCAGCAGAATCGAGAAGTACTGTATTCCTTTGATTACTTGAGAAGTGATGTATTCCAATTCTGGATTCGTAGAGAGCGCAAGTGA